One part of the Populus alba chromosome 18, ASM523922v2, whole genome shotgun sequence genome encodes these proteins:
- the LOC118051232 gene encoding uncharacterized protein isoform X3 yields MHSRCSFLTQTGRSFGKKPFCSFAVFSGAYFRALLLLGMESFKRKCKAVFSSRGCFGCCAKPPTIIAIDASSKGRRVQKRSVKKSSKSNNFWSTSAGDMENSTMHSQGSLSSISTLNQQLDPSNAGSTSNSSEFVNRLLLWNQTRQQWLGNKKTQNRKQVREPTISWNATYESLLGSNKPFARPVPLAEMVDFLVDVWEQEGLYD; encoded by the exons ATGCATTCTAGGTGTTCTTTCTTGACTCAAACTGGGAGAAGCTTTGGGAAGAAACCTTTTTGTTCATTTGCAGTGTTTTCCGGGGCTTATTTTCGTGCTCTTTTGCTTTTGGGGATGGAATCTTTTAAGAGAAAATGCAAGGCTGTTTTCAGT AGCAGAGGTTGTTTTGGATGCTGTGCTAAACCCCCTACAATTATTGCAATAGATGCGTCATCAAAGGGACGGAGAGTTCAAAAACGATCAGTAAAAAAGTCTAGCAAATCGAACAATTTTTGGAGCACTAGTGCTGGTGATATGGAGAATAGTACAATGCATTCCCAAGGAAGCCTTTCATCAATTAGCACATTAAACCAGCAGCTTGATCCCAGTAATGCTGGAAGCACTAGCAACTCTTCTGAATTTGTTAATC GTCTTCTTCTCTGGAACCAAACAAGGCAGCAATGGCTTGGAAATAAAAAGACTCAGAACAGGAAGCAAGTTCGAGAGCCTACAATAAG TTGGAATGCCACGTACGAGAGTCTACTTGGGAGTAACAAGCCGTTTGCTCGACCTGTCCCTCTTGCT GAAATGGTGGATTTTCTTGTTGATGTATGGGAGCAGGAAGGCTTGTATGACTGA
- the LOC118051232 gene encoding uncharacterized protein isoform X5, with the protein MRLCGLPPPWIYLFACMGGCFGCCAKPPTIIAIDASSKGRRVQKRSVKKSSKSNNFWSTSAGDMENSTMHSQGSLSSISTLNQQLDPSNAGSTSNSSEFVNRGLLLWNQTRQQWLGNKKTQNRKQVREPTISWNATYESLLGSNKPFARPVPLAEMVDFLVDVWEQEGLYD; encoded by the exons ATGCGATTGTGTGGACTTCCTCCTCCTTGGATCTATCTCTTTGCATGCATGGG AGGTTGTTTTGGATGCTGTGCTAAACCCCCTACAATTATTGCAATAGATGCGTCATCAAAGGGACGGAGAGTTCAAAAACGATCAGTAAAAAAGTCTAGCAAATCGAACAATTTTTGGAGCACTAGTGCTGGTGATATGGAGAATAGTACAATGCATTCCCAAGGAAGCCTTTCATCAATTAGCACATTAAACCAGCAGCTTGATCCCAGTAATGCTGGAAGCACTAGCAACTCTTCTGAATTTGTTAATCGTG GTCTTCTTCTCTGGAACCAAACAAGGCAGCAATGGCTTGGAAATAAAAAGACTCAGAACAGGAAGCAAGTTCGAGAGCCTACAATAAG TTGGAATGCCACGTACGAGAGTCTACTTGGGAGTAACAAGCCGTTTGCTCGACCTGTCCCTCTTGCT GAAATGGTGGATTTTCTTGTTGATGTATGGGAGCAGGAAGGCTTGTATGACTGA
- the LOC118051232 gene encoding uncharacterized protein isoform X2: MHSRCSFLTQTGRSFGKKPFCSFAVFSGAYFRALLLLGMESFKRKCKAVFSSRGCFGCCAKPPTIIAIDASSKGRRVQKRSVKKSSKSNNFWSTSAGDMENSTMHSQGSLSSISTLNQQLDPSNAGSTSNSSEFVNRLLLWNQTRQQWLGNKKTQNRKQVREPTISGLTFKFLVNHILDCVLVRSLYSKCNNTFVEFVYQPALSRGLECHVRESTWE, encoded by the exons ATGCATTCTAGGTGTTCTTTCTTGACTCAAACTGGGAGAAGCTTTGGGAAGAAACCTTTTTGTTCATTTGCAGTGTTTTCCGGGGCTTATTTTCGTGCTCTTTTGCTTTTGGGGATGGAATCTTTTAAGAGAAAATGCAAGGCTGTTTTCAGT AGCAGAGGTTGTTTTGGATGCTGTGCTAAACCCCCTACAATTATTGCAATAGATGCGTCATCAAAGGGACGGAGAGTTCAAAAACGATCAGTAAAAAAGTCTAGCAAATCGAACAATTTTTGGAGCACTAGTGCTGGTGATATGGAGAATAGTACAATGCATTCCCAAGGAAGCCTTTCATCAATTAGCACATTAAACCAGCAGCTTGATCCCAGTAATGCTGGAAGCACTAGCAACTCTTCTGAATTTGTTAATC GTCTTCTTCTCTGGAACCAAACAAGGCAGCAATGGCTTGGAAATAAAAAGACTCAGAACAGGAAGCAAGTTCGAGAGCCTACAATAAG TGGCTTGACTTTCAAATTCTTAGTTAATCACATTTTAGATTGTGTCCTCGTGAGGTCTCTCTATAGCAAATGCAACAACACCTTTGTGGAATTTGTCTATCAGCCAGCCCTTTCAAGAGGA TTGGAATGCCACGTACGAGAGTCTACTTGGGAGTAA
- the LOC118051232 gene encoding uncharacterized protein isoform X4 produces MRLCGLPPPWIYLFACMGGCFGCCAKPPTIIAIDASSKGRRVQKRSVKKSSKSNNFWSTSAGDMENSTMHSQGSLSSISTLNQQLDPSNAGSTSNSSEFVNRGLLLWNQTRQQWLGNKKTQNRKQVREPTISGLTFKFLVNHILDCVLVRSLYSKCNNTFVEFVYQPALSRGLECHVRESTWE; encoded by the exons ATGCGATTGTGTGGACTTCCTCCTCCTTGGATCTATCTCTTTGCATGCATGGG AGGTTGTTTTGGATGCTGTGCTAAACCCCCTACAATTATTGCAATAGATGCGTCATCAAAGGGACGGAGAGTTCAAAAACGATCAGTAAAAAAGTCTAGCAAATCGAACAATTTTTGGAGCACTAGTGCTGGTGATATGGAGAATAGTACAATGCATTCCCAAGGAAGCCTTTCATCAATTAGCACATTAAACCAGCAGCTTGATCCCAGTAATGCTGGAAGCACTAGCAACTCTTCTGAATTTGTTAATCGTG GTCTTCTTCTCTGGAACCAAACAAGGCAGCAATGGCTTGGAAATAAAAAGACTCAGAACAGGAAGCAAGTTCGAGAGCCTACAATAAG TGGCTTGACTTTCAAATTCTTAGTTAATCACATTTTAGATTGTGTCCTCGTGAGGTCTCTCTATAGCAAATGCAACAACACCTTTGTGGAATTTGTCTATCAGCCAGCCCTTTCAAGAGGA TTGGAATGCCACGTACGAGAGTCTACTTGGGAGTAA
- the LOC118051232 gene encoding uncharacterized protein isoform X6 — MHGSRGCFGCCAKPPTIIAIDASSKGRRVQKRSVKKSSKSNNFWSTSAGDMENSTMHSQGSLSSISTLNQQLDPSNAGSTSNSSEFVNRGLLLWNQTRQQWLGNKKTQNRKQVREPTISGLTFKFLVNHILDCVLVRSLYSKCNNTFVEFVYQPALSRGLECHVRESTWE, encoded by the exons ATGCATGGG AGCAGAGGTTGTTTTGGATGCTGTGCTAAACCCCCTACAATTATTGCAATAGATGCGTCATCAAAGGGACGGAGAGTTCAAAAACGATCAGTAAAAAAGTCTAGCAAATCGAACAATTTTTGGAGCACTAGTGCTGGTGATATGGAGAATAGTACAATGCATTCCCAAGGAAGCCTTTCATCAATTAGCACATTAAACCAGCAGCTTGATCCCAGTAATGCTGGAAGCACTAGCAACTCTTCTGAATTTGTTAATCGTG GTCTTCTTCTCTGGAACCAAACAAGGCAGCAATGGCTTGGAAATAAAAAGACTCAGAACAGGAAGCAAGTTCGAGAGCCTACAATAAG TGGCTTGACTTTCAAATTCTTAGTTAATCACATTTTAGATTGTGTCCTCGTGAGGTCTCTCTATAGCAAATGCAACAACACCTTTGTGGAATTTGTCTATCAGCCAGCCCTTTCAAGAGGA TTGGAATGCCACGTACGAGAGTCTACTTGGGAGTAA
- the LOC118051232 gene encoding uncharacterized protein isoform X1, which produces MHSRCSFLTQTGRSFGKKPFCSFAVFSGAYFRALLLLGMESFKRKCKAVFSSRGCFGCCAKPPTIIAIDASSKGRRVQKRSVKKSSKSNNFWSTSAGDMENSTMHSQGSLSSISTLNQQLDPSNAGSTSNSSEFVNRGLLLWNQTRQQWLGNKKTQNRKQVREPTISGLTFKFLVNHILDCVLVRSLYSKCNNTFVEFVYQPALSRGLECHVRESTWE; this is translated from the exons ATGCATTCTAGGTGTTCTTTCTTGACTCAAACTGGGAGAAGCTTTGGGAAGAAACCTTTTTGTTCATTTGCAGTGTTTTCCGGGGCTTATTTTCGTGCTCTTTTGCTTTTGGGGATGGAATCTTTTAAGAGAAAATGCAAGGCTGTTTTCAGT AGCAGAGGTTGTTTTGGATGCTGTGCTAAACCCCCTACAATTATTGCAATAGATGCGTCATCAAAGGGACGGAGAGTTCAAAAACGATCAGTAAAAAAGTCTAGCAAATCGAACAATTTTTGGAGCACTAGTGCTGGTGATATGGAGAATAGTACAATGCATTCCCAAGGAAGCCTTTCATCAATTAGCACATTAAACCAGCAGCTTGATCCCAGTAATGCTGGAAGCACTAGCAACTCTTCTGAATTTGTTAATCGTG GTCTTCTTCTCTGGAACCAAACAAGGCAGCAATGGCTTGGAAATAAAAAGACTCAGAACAGGAAGCAAGTTCGAGAGCCTACAATAAG TGGCTTGACTTTCAAATTCTTAGTTAATCACATTTTAGATTGTGTCCTCGTGAGGTCTCTCTATAGCAAATGCAACAACACCTTTGTGGAATTTGTCTATCAGCCAGCCCTTTCAAGAGGA TTGGAATGCCACGTACGAGAGTCTACTTGGGAGTAA